A window from Manis javanica isolate MJ-LG chromosome 10, MJ_LKY, whole genome shotgun sequence encodes these proteins:
- the FBRS gene encoding probable fibrosin-1 isoform X1 — METAAATAPGPGWATEGERRRRRCSRRDRDREQRRRRGPGGDAPRALLAAPRGSSSSSSPPPPARPWSSASSGERPGGPRRRRPRPRPRPPRPRTRKRPAGSGSRGEEEDEEEGGADDREAEEEPEEEEEEEDLIDGFAIASFASLEALQKDASLEPPERLEHRLKHSGKRKRGGSSGATGEPGDSSDREPGRPSGDRARKWPNKRRRKEASSHHSLEAGYICDAESDLDEKVSDDDLDPSFTVSTSRASGPHGVFNGNCEAKLSVVPKVSGLERSQEQPPGPDPLLVPFPPKEPPPPLAPRPPVSPPAPLPTAPSLPPPPQPQLQLRVSPFGLRTSPYGSSLDLSTGSSSRPPLKVPAPPVAQPTPSSSSSSSSSSSASSSSAQLTHRPPTPSLPLPLSTHGFPHPGLRPPPPPHHPSLFSPGPTLPPPPPLLQVPGHPGASATNALSEQDLIGQDLNSRYLNAQGGPEVVGAGGSARPLAFQFHQHNHQHQHTHQHTHQHFTPYPPGLLPPHGPHMFEKYPGKMEGLFRHNPYTAFPPAVPGLPPGLPPAVSFGSLQGAFQPKSTNPELPPRLGPVPSGLPQKGTQIPDHFRPSLRKPGKWCAMHVRVAYMILRHQEKMKGDSHKLDFRNDLLPCLPGPYGALPPGQELSHPATSLFTATGAVHAATNPFTAAPGAHGPFLSPSTHIDPFGRPTSFASLAALSNGAFGGLGSPTFNSSTVFAQKESPGAPPAFASPPDPWGRLHRSPLAFPAWVRPPEASRTPGSDKERPVERREPSITKEEKDRDLPFSRPQLRVSPATPKARAGEEGARPAKESVRVKEERKEEAAAAAAAAAAAAAAAAAATAASGPQGLHLLFERPRPPPFLGPSPPERCAGFLEPTWLAGPPRLARPPRFYEAGEELTGPGAVAAARLYGLEPTHPLLYSRLAPPPPPTVAPGTSHLLSKTPPGALLGAPPPLVPAPRPGSPPRAPGPARADR, encoded by the exons ATGGAGACAGCAGCGGCCACGGCTCCGGGCCCCGGCTGGGCGACTGAGggggagcggcggcggcggcgctgcTCGCGCCGAGACCGAGACCGGGAGCAGCGGCGCCGTCGAGGTCCCGGCGGCGATGCGCCCCGGGCCCTTTTGGCCGCCCCGCGCGGCTCCTCTTCCTCGTCGTCGCCGCCGCCTCCTGCCAGGCCCTGGTCGTCAGCTTCGTCTGGAGAGCGGCCCGGAGGCCCGAGACGGCGGCGGCCCCGTCCCAGGCCTCGGCCCCCGCGACCCAGAACTCGGAAGCGGCCTGCTGGCTCGGGCAGCCgcggggaggaggaggatgaggaggaggGGGGCGCAGACGATAGGGAGGCCGAGGAGGagcctgaggaggaagaagaggaggaagactTGATCGATGGCTTTGCCATCGCCAGCTTCGCCAGCCTCGAGGCCTTGCAG AAGGATGCATCTCTAGAGCCCCCAGAGCGACTTGAACATCGGCTGAAGCATTCTGGGAAGCGGAAGAGGGGGGGCTCCAGTGGTGCCACTGGGGAGCCAGGGGACAGCTCTGATCGGGAGCCTGGACGACCCTCTGGAGATCGGGCTCGAAAATGGCCCAATAAGCGGAGAAGGAAAGAG GCCTCCTCCCATCATTCTCTGGAAGCTGGATACATA TGTGATGCCGAAAGTGATCTGGATGAGAAG gtctcCGATGATGACCTCGACCCATCTTTTACTGTGTCAACCAGCAGAG CCTCTGGCCCCCACGGCGTCTTCAATGGGAACTGTGAAGCAAAACTCTCTGTAGTCCCTAAAGTGTCGGGCCTGGAGCGGAGCCAGGAACAGCCCCCTGGGCCCGACCCGCTGCTAGTGCCTTTTCCCCCGAAAGAACCACCACCTCCACTGGCCCCTCGGCCTCCTGTCTCGCCCCCTGCACCCCTACCGACTGCCCCCagtctgccacccccaccccagccccagctgcagcTTCGGGTCTCGCCCTTTGGGCTCCGCACTTCTCCTTATGGCAGCAGTCTGGACCTCAGCACTGGCAG CTCTTCACGGCCGCCCCTCAAGGTCCCGGCCCCTCCCGTGGCTCAGCCTACACCCTCATCATCCTCTTCATCCTCTTCCTCTTCATCTGCCTCCTCCTCGTCCGCGCAGCTTACCCACCGGCCCCCGACGCCCTCACTGCCCCTGCCTTTGTCCACCCATGGCTTTCCCCACCCTGGGCTGCggcctcccccaccaccccaccacccctcCTTGTTCTCCcctggccccaccctgcccccacccccacccttgctGCAGGTGCCAGGGCACCCTGGGGCCTCAGCCACTAACGCCCTTTCTG agCAGGACCTGATCGGCCAGGACCTGAACTCTCGCTACCTGAATGCCCAGGGTGGCCCTgaggtggtgggggcagggggctcaGCCCGGCCCCTGGCCTTCCAGTTCCACCAGCACAACCACCAGCACCAGCACACCCACCAGCACACCCACCAGCACTTCACCCCTTATCCCCCGGGCCTGCTGCCACCTCATGGCCCCCACATG TTTGAGAAATACCCAGGAAAGATGGAAGGCCTCTTCCGGCATAat CCGTACACGGCCTTCCCTCCCGCAGTGCCCGGCCTACCTCCGGGCCTCCCGCCGGCTGTCTCCTTTGGCTCCCTGCAGGGGGCCTTCCAGCCCAAG AGCACAAACCCAGAGCTGCCACCACGACTGGGGCCAGTGCCGAGCGGGCTTCCTCAAAAGGGGACACAG ATCCCTGACCATTTCCGGCCATCTTTGAGG AAACCAGGGAAGTGGTGTGCCATGCATGTGCGTGTGGCTTACATGATCCTGAGACACCAGGAAAAGATGAAG GGCGACTCCCACAAGCTTGACTTTCGGAACGACCTCCTGCCCTGCCTTCCGGGGCCCTATGGGGCCCTGCCCCCTGGGCAGGAGCTCTCCCACCCGGCCACCTCCCTCTTCACTGCAACTG GTGCCGTCCACGCTGCAACCAACCCTTTCACGGCAGCTCCCGGGGCCCATGGGCCCTTTCTGAGTCCCAGCACCCACATTG ATCCCTTTGGGCGTCCCACAAGCTTCGCCTCCTTGGCTGCCCTCTCCAACGGGGCCTTTGGAGGCCTGGGCAGCCCCACCTTCA ACTCCAGCACCGTCTTTGCCCAGAAAGAAAGTCCAGGGGCCCCACCAGCCTTCGCCTCCCCGCCAGACCCATGGGGACGTCTGCACCGCAGTCCTCTGGCCTTTCCTGCCTGGGTCCGGCCCCCTGAGGCCTCCCGGACACCAGGCTCAGACAAGGAGCGGCCTGTGGAGCGGAGGGAGCCCTCTATCACCAAGGAGGAAAAAGACAG GGATCTCCCCTTCTCAAGGCCCCAGCTTCGAGTTTCTCCTGCAACTCCCAAGGCCCGAGCTGGTGAGGAGGGTGCCAGGCCAGCCAAGGAATCAGTGCGGGTAAAGGAAGAGCGGAAGGAGGaggctgccgccgccgccgccgctgccgccgccgctgccgccgccgccgctgcagcCACCGCTGCCAGCGGGCCTCAGGGCCTTCACCTGCTGTTTGAGAGGCCTCGGCCACCCCCCTTCCTGGGCCCTAGTCCTCCAGAGCGCTGCGCTGGCTTCCTGGAGCCAACTTGGTTGGCAGGGCCCCCTCGCCTTGCTAGGCCACCCCGCTTCTATGAGGCGGGTGAGGAGCTGACTGGACCGGGGGCAGTGGCTGCTGCCCGCCTCTATGGTCTAGAGCCTACCCACCCCCTGCTATACAGCCGCTTGGCTCCTCCACCGCCACCTACTGTGGCCCCAGGCACCTCTCACCTTCTCAGCAAGACCCCACCAGGAGCCCTTTTGGGGGCACCACCTCCACTTGTGCCCGCTCCCCGGCCTGGTTCCCCACCTAGGGCCCCTGGCCCAGCCCGGGCTGACAGGTGA
- the FBRS gene encoding probable fibrosin-1 isoform X2, whose translation METAAATAPGPGWATEGERRRRRCSRRDRDREQRRRRGPGGDAPRALLAAPRGSSSSSSPPPPARPWSSASSGERPGGPRRRRPRPRPRPPRPRTRKRPAGSGSRGEEEDEEEGGADDREAEEEPEEEEEEEDLIDGFAIASFASLEALQDASLEPPERLEHRLKHSGKRKRGGSSGATGEPGDSSDREPGRPSGDRARKWPNKRRRKEASSHHSLEAGYICDAESDLDEKVSDDDLDPSFTVSTSRASGPHGVFNGNCEAKLSVVPKVSGLERSQEQPPGPDPLLVPFPPKEPPPPLAPRPPVSPPAPLPTAPSLPPPPQPQLQLRVSPFGLRTSPYGSSLDLSTGSSSRPPLKVPAPPVAQPTPSSSSSSSSSSSASSSSAQLTHRPPTPSLPLPLSTHGFPHPGLRPPPPPHHPSLFSPGPTLPPPPPLLQVPGHPGASATNALSEQDLIGQDLNSRYLNAQGGPEVVGAGGSARPLAFQFHQHNHQHQHTHQHTHQHFTPYPPGLLPPHGPHMFEKYPGKMEGLFRHNPYTAFPPAVPGLPPGLPPAVSFGSLQGAFQPKSTNPELPPRLGPVPSGLPQKGTQIPDHFRPSLRKPGKWCAMHVRVAYMILRHQEKMKGDSHKLDFRNDLLPCLPGPYGALPPGQELSHPATSLFTATGAVHAATNPFTAAPGAHGPFLSPSTHIDPFGRPTSFASLAALSNGAFGGLGSPTFNSSTVFAQKESPGAPPAFASPPDPWGRLHRSPLAFPAWVRPPEASRTPGSDKERPVERREPSITKEEKDRDLPFSRPQLRVSPATPKARAGEEGARPAKESVRVKEERKEEAAAAAAAAAAAAAAAAAATAASGPQGLHLLFERPRPPPFLGPSPPERCAGFLEPTWLAGPPRLARPPRFYEAGEELTGPGAVAAARLYGLEPTHPLLYSRLAPPPPPTVAPGTSHLLSKTPPGALLGAPPPLVPAPRPGSPPRAPGPARADR comes from the exons ATGGAGACAGCAGCGGCCACGGCTCCGGGCCCCGGCTGGGCGACTGAGggggagcggcggcggcggcgctgcTCGCGCCGAGACCGAGACCGGGAGCAGCGGCGCCGTCGAGGTCCCGGCGGCGATGCGCCCCGGGCCCTTTTGGCCGCCCCGCGCGGCTCCTCTTCCTCGTCGTCGCCGCCGCCTCCTGCCAGGCCCTGGTCGTCAGCTTCGTCTGGAGAGCGGCCCGGAGGCCCGAGACGGCGGCGGCCCCGTCCCAGGCCTCGGCCCCCGCGACCCAGAACTCGGAAGCGGCCTGCTGGCTCGGGCAGCCgcggggaggaggaggatgaggaggaggGGGGCGCAGACGATAGGGAGGCCGAGGAGGagcctgaggaggaagaagaggaggaagactTGATCGATGGCTTTGCCATCGCCAGCTTCGCCAGCCTCGAGGCCTTGCAG GATGCATCTCTAGAGCCCCCAGAGCGACTTGAACATCGGCTGAAGCATTCTGGGAAGCGGAAGAGGGGGGGCTCCAGTGGTGCCACTGGGGAGCCAGGGGACAGCTCTGATCGGGAGCCTGGACGACCCTCTGGAGATCGGGCTCGAAAATGGCCCAATAAGCGGAGAAGGAAAGAG GCCTCCTCCCATCATTCTCTGGAAGCTGGATACATA TGTGATGCCGAAAGTGATCTGGATGAGAAG gtctcCGATGATGACCTCGACCCATCTTTTACTGTGTCAACCAGCAGAG CCTCTGGCCCCCACGGCGTCTTCAATGGGAACTGTGAAGCAAAACTCTCTGTAGTCCCTAAAGTGTCGGGCCTGGAGCGGAGCCAGGAACAGCCCCCTGGGCCCGACCCGCTGCTAGTGCCTTTTCCCCCGAAAGAACCACCACCTCCACTGGCCCCTCGGCCTCCTGTCTCGCCCCCTGCACCCCTACCGACTGCCCCCagtctgccacccccaccccagccccagctgcagcTTCGGGTCTCGCCCTTTGGGCTCCGCACTTCTCCTTATGGCAGCAGTCTGGACCTCAGCACTGGCAG CTCTTCACGGCCGCCCCTCAAGGTCCCGGCCCCTCCCGTGGCTCAGCCTACACCCTCATCATCCTCTTCATCCTCTTCCTCTTCATCTGCCTCCTCCTCGTCCGCGCAGCTTACCCACCGGCCCCCGACGCCCTCACTGCCCCTGCCTTTGTCCACCCATGGCTTTCCCCACCCTGGGCTGCggcctcccccaccaccccaccacccctcCTTGTTCTCCcctggccccaccctgcccccacccccacccttgctGCAGGTGCCAGGGCACCCTGGGGCCTCAGCCACTAACGCCCTTTCTG agCAGGACCTGATCGGCCAGGACCTGAACTCTCGCTACCTGAATGCCCAGGGTGGCCCTgaggtggtgggggcagggggctcaGCCCGGCCCCTGGCCTTCCAGTTCCACCAGCACAACCACCAGCACCAGCACACCCACCAGCACACCCACCAGCACTTCACCCCTTATCCCCCGGGCCTGCTGCCACCTCATGGCCCCCACATG TTTGAGAAATACCCAGGAAAGATGGAAGGCCTCTTCCGGCATAat CCGTACACGGCCTTCCCTCCCGCAGTGCCCGGCCTACCTCCGGGCCTCCCGCCGGCTGTCTCCTTTGGCTCCCTGCAGGGGGCCTTCCAGCCCAAG AGCACAAACCCAGAGCTGCCACCACGACTGGGGCCAGTGCCGAGCGGGCTTCCTCAAAAGGGGACACAG ATCCCTGACCATTTCCGGCCATCTTTGAGG AAACCAGGGAAGTGGTGTGCCATGCATGTGCGTGTGGCTTACATGATCCTGAGACACCAGGAAAAGATGAAG GGCGACTCCCACAAGCTTGACTTTCGGAACGACCTCCTGCCCTGCCTTCCGGGGCCCTATGGGGCCCTGCCCCCTGGGCAGGAGCTCTCCCACCCGGCCACCTCCCTCTTCACTGCAACTG GTGCCGTCCACGCTGCAACCAACCCTTTCACGGCAGCTCCCGGGGCCCATGGGCCCTTTCTGAGTCCCAGCACCCACATTG ATCCCTTTGGGCGTCCCACAAGCTTCGCCTCCTTGGCTGCCCTCTCCAACGGGGCCTTTGGAGGCCTGGGCAGCCCCACCTTCA ACTCCAGCACCGTCTTTGCCCAGAAAGAAAGTCCAGGGGCCCCACCAGCCTTCGCCTCCCCGCCAGACCCATGGGGACGTCTGCACCGCAGTCCTCTGGCCTTTCCTGCCTGGGTCCGGCCCCCTGAGGCCTCCCGGACACCAGGCTCAGACAAGGAGCGGCCTGTGGAGCGGAGGGAGCCCTCTATCACCAAGGAGGAAAAAGACAG GGATCTCCCCTTCTCAAGGCCCCAGCTTCGAGTTTCTCCTGCAACTCCCAAGGCCCGAGCTGGTGAGGAGGGTGCCAGGCCAGCCAAGGAATCAGTGCGGGTAAAGGAAGAGCGGAAGGAGGaggctgccgccgccgccgccgctgccgccgccgctgccgccgccgccgctgcagcCACCGCTGCCAGCGGGCCTCAGGGCCTTCACCTGCTGTTTGAGAGGCCTCGGCCACCCCCCTTCCTGGGCCCTAGTCCTCCAGAGCGCTGCGCTGGCTTCCTGGAGCCAACTTGGTTGGCAGGGCCCCCTCGCCTTGCTAGGCCACCCCGCTTCTATGAGGCGGGTGAGGAGCTGACTGGACCGGGGGCAGTGGCTGCTGCCCGCCTCTATGGTCTAGAGCCTACCCACCCCCTGCTATACAGCCGCTTGGCTCCTCCACCGCCACCTACTGTGGCCCCAGGCACCTCTCACCTTCTCAGCAAGACCCCACCAGGAGCCCTTTTGGGGGCACCACCTCCACTTGTGCCCGCTCCCCGGCCTGGTTCCCCACCTAGGGCCCCTGGCCCAGCCCGGGCTGACAGGTGA